TCAATTTTTATGCCGGCTGCTTTGCCAATCTCAACATTGTGCGCGAGAGCAAACGCGGTTCCTTCTAGTACTGCTCTAAACATCATGGCTGGTGTTGTAGTTAAAGATAAGCCAAAGAAAACTCCACGAGCATTTGTATGCCAGATCGGGGACCTCTCCCCCATCATGTATGGCAGGAAAATTACTCCTTCACTGCCGGGTGAAACACTTTGGGCATCCTTTGATAACTGCTCAACTGATTGTTCACCTTTTAAAATATTTTGTTGAAGCCAGGCCACACTCGCACCTGATGCCACCATGGCGCCTAAGCGAAGTTGTCTGCCTGCTATTGCATGTTCAATTGCCACGAACGCGTCATTAAAATTATTTCCATCAGTTGGCATTAAGAGCACTGTTGAGGTGCCAGTCATTTCAGCCACCACACCTGGATCAATTACTCCTGCCTCAAGGGCGGCTGAGCAACCATCAACGGAACCAAAGTAAACAGGTGTGCCAGCTGCAATCTTTGAATCATTATTACTTAACACCTCACCTTGCAAAATAATTGAGTTAGCAATTTGGGGAAACTTATCCTCACTAACTCCAACAAATTTCATTACCTCATCCGCCCACTTTGAGTTATCAGCGCTTCGAAGTTGCAAAAGTGATGCATGTGCTGCGTCAATGCCAAATTTGCCGGTTAACTTAAAGTTTAAGTAGCCTGGAATTTGTAAGAAGTACTTTGTCTTTTGATAATTAGCTGGCTCATTTTTAATCAACCATTTAATTTTTGCAGCAACATAATATGGATCGGCTCGATTACCAGTTAACTGGGAGATATTTGAAAACTGATTTGCTAACTCATCTGCTTCAGCCTGGGCTCTGCGATCCATCCAAATCATCGCATCCCTCACCGGCACACCTTTTGCATCAACTGCAATTAATGTCGGTGCTTGCGCACTGATTGCAACACCAATTATTTGCGCACCAGCCGCGCCAGCTTGGGCGATCTCAACCGCCTTACAAAAACTTAGCCACCAATCATTTGGATCTTGTTCAACCCAACCAGCTTGTAAATATTTTGTTGGATACTCAGCTCTGCCTTGGGAGATGATGTGGCCAGCGTTATCAACTAGTACCGCCTTGGTCGCAGTTGTACCAACATCTACGCCAAGTAATAACTGCTGCATTTGCTAGCTTTTTAAAGCTTTAAGCTCTCTTCGTGCTTTACCTTTTTGCACCAATACAGGGGCTGCAACTGAGATCAAAAGCAAAATACCGGTAACAATTGTTCGCCATTGTGCGTTGATCTCTTGCAGTGTTAACCAAGATTCAACTGAGCCAGCAAGTAATACACCTGCGACAACTCCCCACATGGTTCCAATTCCACCAAATATTGAAACTCCACCTAACAAGATGGCAGAGATAACTAATAACTCAAGACCAACACCATTATCAGCTTGGGCAGTTGAGAAGCGGAATGTGTAGATAACTCCTGCAACACCTGACATAAAGCCAGTGAAGGTGAAAACAATCATCTTGTGTCTGACCACGTTAACACCAGCAAATTTGGCTGCCTCTGGGCTTTGACCAATAGCTAATGTGCGACGACCAAATGGCGTCTTGTGTAGAAGTAGACCAAATAAAATTCCAAAGATAATAATTAATGGCAAGGTCTTTGGCATAAATGACTTACCAATGGTGTCAAAACCAAAGCTTGTCCAAAACTCTGGGAACTCATTTACGGTGTTCTCACCAAGTAGACCATTTGCAATACCGCGGTATAGCGCCAGTGTTCCAATGGTTACAGCCAATGAACCCAAACCTAACTTTGTAACAAGGAATCCATTAACAAAACCACAGGCTGTTCCAACCAAAATACAGATAAGTATTGCCATCCAAATCGGTGCTCCCTTGGCATAACTCCAACCAAGCATTGAACTTCCTAGTGCCAAGATGGATGCAACAGATAAATCAATCTCGCCCAAGATAATCATAAATAACATAGCAAAGGCGATGATCATGATCTCTGAAGTATTAGAGAAGATGTAGGAGAAGTTAAGTGGAGTTAGAAAGTTTGAGGTGGTGAGTGAGGCAAAAACCCAAACAAGTAGAAGTAGTCCA
The Candidatus Nanopelagicus limnes DNA segment above includes these coding regions:
- a CDS encoding xylulokinase, translating into MQQLLLGVDVGTTATKAVLVDNAGHIISQGRAEYPTKYLQAGWVEQDPNDWWLSFCKAVEIAQAGAAGAQIIGVAISAQAPTLIAVDAKGVPVRDAMIWMDRRAQAEADELANQFSNISQLTGNRADPYYVAAKIKWLIKNEPANYQKTKYFLQIPGYLNFKLTGKFGIDAAHASLLQLRSADNSKWADEVMKFVGVSEDKFPQIANSIILQGEVLSNNDSKIAAGTPVYFGSVDGCSAALEAGVIDPGVVAEMTGTSTVLLMPTDGNNFNDAFVAIEHAIAGRQLRLGAMVASGASVAWLQQNILKGEQSVEQLSKDAQSVSPGSEGVIFLPYMMGERSPIWHTNARGVFFGLSLTTTPAMMFRAVLEGTAFALAHNVEIGKAAGIKIDEIRSIGGGSKSELWNQIKADVLGMPIAVLEDSVGAAVGDAYLAGMGAGMFKDIRQTIKTNVKIEARFSPDIKVHSYYQERYARFRSLYESIKDEFDKSAPSASYRLK
- a CDS encoding ABC transporter permease, with the protein product MSKFAKLGSVRRSWDTAIIGLLLLVWVFASLTTSNFLTPLNFSYIFSNTSEIMIIAFAMLFMIILGEIDLSVASILALGSSMLGWSYAKGAPIWMAILICILVGTACGFVNGFLVTKLGLGSLAVTIGTLALYRGIANGLLGENTVNEFPEFWTSFGFDTIGKSFMPKTLPLIIIFGILFGLLLHKTPFGRRTLAIGQSPEAAKFAGVNVVRHKMIVFTFTGFMSGVAGVIYTFRFSTAQADNGVGLELLVISAILLGGVSIFGGIGTMWGVVAGVLLAGSVESWLTLQEINAQWRTIVTGILLLISVAAPVLVQKGKARRELKALKS